Proteins from a genomic interval of Oncorhynchus clarkii lewisi isolate Uvic-CL-2024 chromosome 13, UVic_Ocla_1.0, whole genome shotgun sequence:
- the LOC139423910 gene encoding uncharacterized protein, with product MNTLKIVGLLCCLAFLVRSAHLPERSMDARSLVEKILGNIPMVHGSSVKIPGLTLDPSSQSTNIPYQSMVTSLGIPAAPELKTVCRPLNQIDFTLEVCLSSMSAGLQLYQDVLGVLKERVTTEKVTGLLADIRDLLAQVNKMQEPGQMSSVAQYEASGLASRLPGDYEVQVATHFILLQLRDFTQNLKRSLRNVEHLTSRPGQSG from the exons ATGAACACTCTCAAAA TTGTAGGTCTGCTCTGCTGTTTAGCTTTTCTGGTCCGGTCCGCACACCTTCCGGAGAGGTCAATGGACGCAAGGAGTTTGGTCGAAAAAATATTAGGCAACATCCCCATGGTTCACGGGTCTAGTGTCAAAATCCCG GGCCTGACCCTTGACCCGTCCAGCCAGTCTACGAACATACCGTACCAGTCCATGGTGACCTCCCTGGGCATCCCCGCAGCACCAGAACTAAAGACTGTCTGCAGACCCCTAAACCAAATCGACTTCACcctg GAGGTGTGTCTGAGCAGTATGTCTGCGGGGCTGCAGCTGTATCAGGATGTGCTGGGTGTGCTGAAGGAGCGTGTGACCACTGAAAAGGTGACAGGACTCCTGGCTGACATCAGAGACCTGCTAGCCCAGGTCAACAAG ATGCAGGAGCCGGGCCAGATGAGCAGTGTGGCCCAGTACGAGGCCTCGGGACTGGCCTCACGCCTCCCAGGGGACTACGAGGTTCAGGTTGCCACTCACTTTATCCTGTTGCAGCTCCGTGACTTCACACAGAACCTAAAACGCAGCCTGCGCAACGTCGAACACCTGACTTCCAGGCCAGGACAGAGCGGCTGA